One genomic segment of Anaerosporomusa subterranea includes these proteins:
- a CDS encoding ABC transporter permease: protein MLIGKRLLRGLYLPAILFAIWVLGSWQSLWNAYVIPSPSTVLTAVQQMLAHGTLYKHISVSLYRVLLGFSVAFILAFPLGVLLGMKRSCGDYLGPLLEFVRHVPPLATVPMLILWFGIGETPKLLIVVLATFFPIFLNILYGVANCDEKWLEVGKTFKLSNWQQFCRIVLPAALPSVLLGMQLGLGYSWRALVGAELIAASSGIGYMILDAEQLSRPDVVVVGILTIGIVGTLIDWLFLWITKRAIPWKAGETTEYGRG, encoded by the coding sequence ATGCTAATAGGAAAACGCCTGCTGAGAGGATTGTACTTGCCTGCAATCCTTTTTGCCATATGGGTTCTCGGGTCATGGCAATCGCTTTGGAACGCCTATGTTATCCCATCGCCAAGTACAGTACTCACCGCAGTGCAGCAAATGCTGGCACACGGGACGCTGTATAAGCATATCTCAGTCAGCCTGTATCGCGTGCTTCTGGGCTTTTCGGTAGCCTTCATACTGGCGTTCCCGCTGGGGGTACTGTTAGGAATGAAGCGTAGCTGCGGCGATTATCTCGGTCCGCTGTTAGAATTTGTTCGCCATGTGCCGCCGCTCGCGACTGTCCCCATGCTGATTCTCTGGTTTGGCATCGGCGAAACCCCGAAATTGCTGATTGTCGTATTGGCAACATTCTTTCCGATCTTTTTAAATATCCTATATGGAGTTGCAAATTGTGACGAGAAATGGCTGGAGGTCGGAAAAACATTTAAGCTGAGCAACTGGCAACAATTTTGCCGAATCGTGCTGCCAGCAGCTTTACCGTCAGTACTGCTCGGTATGCAATTAGGACTTGGCTATAGTTGGCGGGCTTTGGTGGGAGCTGAACTGATCGCAGCCTCATCAGGTATCGGCTATATGATACTCGATGCTGAACAACTTTCTCGGCCAGATGTTGTCGTGGTCGGCATTTTAACAATTGGTATTGTCGGCACTCTAATTGACTGGCTGTTCTTATGGATAACCAAGAGGGCAATACCATGGAAAGCGGGTGAGACAACAGAATATGGCAGGGGTTGA
- a CDS encoding putative bifunctional diguanylate cyclase/phosphodiesterase: MSLILYDKEKYFADKFAGYRIGLKICSLYLILGALWILFSDRLVAVFVTDMDEFVRINTYKGWAFILITSLLLCWLNRYFLQQLLISNQKLFTAHQELELSYEEIIATEEELRQQFSELEQQANALTISDFNYRNLFDNMLNAFALHEIICDANGNPIDYRFLAVNPAFERLTSLEAKTVVGKTALEILPNTEPYWIEICGEVALGGEPRSIIQFSQDINRYFEVEAYCPEIGKFAIQFLDCTERIKHQEKIEHMAYYDALTGLPNRYLLRDRLQKAITNAASNQEKLAVFLIDLDDFKLINDTLGHFAGDELLKVIGERLSATLYKQDTVARLGGDEFMIIVESISLLDNVTVIAEKLIKAVGEPWHYNDMSYHISCKLGITVFSDNSQDADTLIKQADIAMYKAKKLGQGFYQYYVSDMEAQLSRRLEMEADLHNAIKQQQFVLHYQPQVDRNRQIVGVEALLRWQHPTKGLIPPLNFIPLAEETGLITKIGEWVLQTACRQSKIWQDAGLPPLLVAVNLSARQFHQQDLLTVISETIKESGIDPQNLVLEITETIAMKDADYTIQVLQALQSMGVQIALDDFGIGYSSLIYLKRFPINSLKIDRSFIQDIHTNSEGSAIARAILALAKNLNHLVVAEGVETAEQFAFLQGLECDHMQGYLFSKPLPVDEITDVLVKSKL; encoded by the coding sequence ATGTCCCTAATCCTATACGACAAGGAGAAGTACTTTGCAGACAAATTCGCCGGATACAGAATTGGCTTAAAAATCTGCTCATTGTATTTGATTTTAGGAGCCTTGTGGATCCTATTTTCCGATCGTCTTGTCGCTGTTTTCGTAACAGATATGGATGAATTTGTCCGTATCAATACCTATAAGGGCTGGGCGTTCATTCTTATCACTTCTCTGCTGCTTTGCTGGTTAAATCGCTACTTTTTGCAACAACTCCTTATTTCTAACCAAAAGCTCTTTACTGCCCATCAGGAGCTGGAGCTTTCCTATGAAGAGATTATTGCTACCGAAGAAGAACTAAGGCAGCAATTTAGCGAACTTGAACAGCAAGCAAATGCCTTAACCATTAGTGATTTCAATTATCGCAATTTGTTTGATAATATGTTGAATGCCTTTGCGCTGCACGAAATTATTTGCGATGCCAACGGAAACCCGATTGATTACCGCTTTTTAGCTGTGAATCCCGCGTTTGAGCGACTTACAAGCTTAGAGGCTAAGACCGTAGTCGGAAAAACCGCATTAGAGATCTTACCAAATACAGAACCATATTGGATTGAAATATGTGGAGAAGTTGCCCTTGGCGGCGAACCTCGCTCGATTATCCAGTTTTCGCAAGATATTAACCGATATTTTGAAGTCGAAGCATATTGCCCAGAGATTGGTAAGTTCGCTATTCAGTTTTTAGACTGTACAGAACGCATCAAGCATCAGGAAAAAATTGAGCACATGGCCTATTACGATGCATTAACCGGTTTGCCAAACCGCTATTTACTGCGAGACCGGCTACAAAAGGCCATTACCAATGCCGCCAGTAATCAGGAAAAACTAGCTGTTTTTCTCATTGATTTAGATGACTTTAAGCTGATTAACGATACCCTTGGCCATTTTGCCGGTGATGAACTGCTCAAAGTCATCGGAGAAAGATTGTCTGCTACACTTTACAAACAAGATACGGTTGCTCGTTTGGGCGGAGACGAGTTTATGATTATTGTGGAAAGTATCAGCTTACTCGACAACGTCACTGTGATTGCTGAGAAACTGATTAAAGCAGTGGGAGAGCCTTGGCATTACAACGATATGTCCTATCATATATCCTGCAAGTTAGGAATAACCGTATTTTCTGACAACAGCCAAGATGCTGATACTCTGATTAAGCAAGCAGACATAGCAATGTATAAGGCAAAAAAACTTGGCCAAGGGTTTTATCAGTATTACGTGTCAGATATGGAAGCTCAGCTTTCCCGGCGCCTGGAAATGGAAGCCGATCTTCATAACGCGATAAAGCAGCAACAGTTCGTCCTGCATTATCAACCACAAGTCGATAGAAACAGACAGATTGTCGGGGTTGAAGCATTACTCCGCTGGCAGCACCCAACGAAAGGGCTAATTCCACCACTTAACTTTATCCCCCTCGCCGAAGAGACCGGACTGATCACAAAAATCGGCGAATGGGTATTACAAACAGCCTGCCGTCAAAGCAAAATCTGGCAGGATGCTGGATTGCCACCACTATTGGTGGCGGTAAATCTCTCGGCGCGTCAGTTCCACCAGCAAGACCTGCTGACAGTCATCTCAGAAACGATTAAGGAATCAGGAATTGACCCCCAAAATCTTGTTTTGGAAATTACCGAAACCATTGCCATGAAAGATGCCGACTATACGATCCAAGTACTGCAAGCGCTACAATCGATGGGAGTCCAAATCGCGCTCGATGATTTCGGCATAGGCTATTCTTCATTGATTTATCTGAAGCGATTTCCCATCAACTCACTAAAGATTGATCGCTCGTTCATCCAAGATATTCACACGAACTCGGAAGGTTCGGCCATCGCCCGGGCCATACTGGCTCTGGCCAAGAATCTCAACCATCTGGTTGTAGCCGAAGGAGTCGAAA
- a CDS encoding SLC13 family permease: MSISVISLIALVFALIISCVSPKNIGVLAIGLAFGVSILGGVKTSVLTSSFPLTLFMTLAGVTYLFGIAQANGTIDKITKYAVKAVGGKVAVLPIILFFVAFTLAAMGPGQISILALMAPAVMILAEETGIPPLLMALMVGNGGQAGAMSPIAPTGLIADGLVSKIGLTGLGGKMFFSAFLGHFSVAVLAYLLFGGIALWKQKGNSAAVNAVLNVPVAPFTKNQLLTLCGIISLVLAALVFKFDVGFSAFAIGAILTLLNVADENQAIKNMPWGTILMVCGVTVLIGLMKNVGGMALFSGIIANFSTPNTATLVLGFIAAIISVYASTSGVILPAFIPLIPDLITKMGGGDPVALVMTVVVAGHLVDISPLSTSGALMIGAAGPKADKQKLFRNMLAWGFSMSVVGAVLSWLFFTVLKF; this comes from the coding sequence TTGAGCATCTCAGTCATTTCACTAATCGCACTTGTTTTTGCTTTGATCATCAGTTGTGTATCGCCCAAGAACATCGGTGTGCTGGCGATTGGTCTGGCCTTCGGGGTTAGTATCCTCGGCGGGGTCAAGACGAGTGTATTGACCAGCAGCTTCCCTCTCACCCTGTTCATGACTCTCGCCGGGGTGACCTATTTATTCGGTATTGCTCAGGCAAATGGAACCATTGATAAGATCACTAAGTATGCTGTCAAGGCAGTCGGCGGCAAAGTCGCAGTTCTGCCGATCATTCTGTTTTTTGTTGCCTTTACTTTGGCAGCTATGGGCCCTGGACAAATCTCTATTCTGGCGCTTATGGCACCAGCGGTTATGATTCTGGCTGAAGAAACCGGTATTCCACCGCTGTTGATGGCTCTGATGGTGGGTAACGGCGGTCAGGCAGGCGCAATGTCGCCGATTGCTCCTACCGGTTTGATAGCTGATGGCTTGGTAAGCAAAATCGGCTTGACCGGATTGGGTGGGAAAATGTTCTTTAGTGCTTTCCTCGGCCACTTCTCGGTTGCGGTTCTTGCCTATTTGCTATTTGGTGGAATTGCGCTTTGGAAGCAAAAGGGCAATTCAGCTGCAGTTAACGCAGTGCTAAATGTACCTGTCGCTCCATTCACAAAAAATCAGTTGCTTACTCTTTGCGGTATAATCAGTCTGGTATTGGCGGCACTGGTGTTCAAATTTGATGTCGGCTTCTCCGCCTTTGCCATTGGCGCAATTCTTACCTTGTTAAACGTTGCTGATGAGAACCAGGCCATTAAAAACATGCCGTGGGGAACCATTCTGATGGTTTGCGGTGTGACAGTCCTGATCGGCCTGATGAAGAATGTCGGTGGTATGGCGCTGTTCTCTGGCATCATTGCCAATTTCTCCACGCCAAACACTGCCACCTTGGTTCTCGGCTTTATTGCCGCTATCATTTCCGTCTATGCCAGTACCTCTGGTGTCATTTTACCAGCCTTCATTCCGCTGATTCCTGATCTGATTACCAAAATGGGCGGCGGTGACCCGGTTGCGTTGGTTATGACAGTCGTGGTTGCCGGTCATCTTGTCGATATCAGCCCGCTCTCAACCTCGGGCGCTCTCATGATCGGCGCGGCAGGACCCAAGGCGGATAAGCAAAAATTGTTCCGCAACATGCTTGCCTGGGGCTTCTCGATGTCAGTCGTCGGTGCTGTGTTAAGTTGGCTGTTCTTTACGGTGCTAAAGTTCTAA
- a CDS encoding ABC transporter ATP-binding protein gives MAGVEIDNLSKHYQLNDKVFYALQQITMTIPDGSITAIVGKSGCGKTTLLRLLAGLEEKSAGDISFAYSQTDSVNHRVGMVFQEHRLMPWLTVRENMAFSLKADPDQTKAEQTVTKYLTLLGLAEFQNAYPGQLSGGMAQRTALGRTLCYDPDLILMDEPFGALDYFTRKNLQREIVDLFLTQKKTIVFVTHDVTEAVYLGQKVIVMDSGKVVCDIPVDLPYHREANSAECLAIQQEILSCLGGQTQEGPTELWRNRGTLTTKYTE, from the coding sequence ATGGCAGGGGTTGAAATCGACAATTTATCTAAACACTATCAACTCAACGACAAGGTTTTTTATGCCTTGCAGCAAATCACGATGACCATTCCTGACGGCAGCATTACCGCCATTGTTGGCAAAAGCGGCTGCGGCAAAACTACCCTGCTCAGGTTGTTAGCCGGCTTAGAAGAGAAGTCAGCAGGTGATATCAGCTTTGCATATTCCCAAACAGATTCGGTCAATCACCGCGTTGGCATGGTCTTTCAAGAACACCGTTTAATGCCATGGTTGACTGTCAGAGAGAATATGGCCTTCTCGCTTAAAGCCGATCCCGACCAAACCAAGGCTGAGCAAACTGTGACCAAGTACCTAACCCTGCTGGGGCTAGCAGAGTTTCAAAACGCCTATCCAGGACAATTGTCAGGCGGCATGGCGCAGCGGACTGCACTCGGTCGAACTCTGTGCTATGACCCTGATCTAATATTAATGGACGAGCCGTTTGGCGCTTTAGATTATTTTACTCGCAAAAATCTGCAGCGTGAGATTGTTGATTTATTTCTTACGCAAAAGAAGACGATTGTTTTTGTCACCCATGATGTCACCGAAGCCGTTTATCTCGGTCAGAAAGTCATTGTGATGGATTCTGGAAAAGTGGTCTGTGATATCCCGGTAGACCTGCCGTATCACCGCGAGGCCAATTCAGCCGAATGTTTGGCAATACAGCAGGAAATTCTCAGCTGTCTTGGCGGGCAGACGCAGGAAGGACCCACGGAACTTTGGAGAAATAGGGGTACGTTAACCACAAAGTACACAGAGTAA
- a CDS encoding ABC transporter substrate-binding protein: MSLSSKKFVVLAISLLLVFIVVGCGSENKPATPEKPKVISITYVKAPLNVPSIVEKKLGLFDKEFGPDNIKIELPEITVGPKQTEAMAAGAVDFAHGLGGTTAIMAAANGVDLKIIGIYSRAPKAFVLLAKDPSIKSLADLKGKKVAGPKGTVLHQLLLTALTKNSLQADDVQFVAMDIPGSVAALMNGSVDFALAAGPDALRAEQAGARIITTGEGLIEATIVTAVRGEFLRKYPDLVKRFVKTHQATQEYLKTNQQDVLAITTAETGLAIDMVNKMYPWYDFNSTIKPSDIEELKKTQDFLMKNGMQAKAISIEELIAK, from the coding sequence ATGTCACTATCATCAAAAAAGTTTGTCGTACTTGCTATTAGCTTGCTACTCGTATTCATCGTGGTCGGATGTGGTTCAGAAAATAAACCGGCTACGCCGGAGAAACCTAAAGTCATTTCGATTACATATGTTAAAGCGCCGTTGAATGTTCCTTCCATCGTCGAAAAGAAACTGGGCCTATTTGATAAAGAATTTGGGCCTGACAACATTAAAATTGAGCTGCCGGAAATAACCGTCGGGCCAAAGCAAACCGAAGCGATGGCAGCCGGGGCTGTCGATTTTGCCCACGGCTTGGGCGGCACGACGGCGATCATGGCGGCAGCCAATGGAGTGGACTTAAAGATTATCGGCATATACAGCCGAGCGCCAAAAGCCTTTGTGCTGCTGGCTAAAGACCCCAGTATAAAAAGCTTAGCCGATCTAAAAGGCAAAAAGGTCGCCGGGCCAAAAGGAACCGTGCTGCACCAACTGCTATTAACCGCTTTAACTAAGAACTCACTACAAGCTGACGATGTCCAGTTTGTCGCTATGGATATTCCCGGATCTGTTGCTGCGCTGATGAATGGCAGTGTCGACTTCGCACTGGCCGCAGGCCCTGACGCTTTGCGGGCCGAACAGGCGGGAGCCAGAATCATCACCACTGGTGAGGGTTTAATCGAAGCCACGATTGTTACCGCCGTCAGGGGCGAGTTCTTGCGAAAATATCCTGATCTGGTCAAACGTTTTGTAAAAACCCACCAAGCCACCCAGGAGTACTTGAAGACCAATCAACAAGACGTTCTGGCAATCACAACAGCCGAAACCGGCCTGGCCATAGATATGGTAAATAAAATGTATCCCTGGTATGATTTCAACTCAACGATCAAGCCATCTGATATCGAAGAACTGAAGAAGACGCAAGACTTCCTGATGAAAAACGGCATGCAGGCAAAGGCCATCTCGATAGAAGAACTGATTGCGAAGTGA